GGTACATCGTGCAGCTGCCGCTGCCGAAGCACCTCGACACCGATGCGATCCTGGAGCGGATCGACCCGGCGAAGGATGCCGATGGTCTGCACCCGACCAACCTCGGGCGTCTGGTGCTCAACGTCAACGGACCCATCCACACCCCGCTGCCGTGCACACCGCGAGGGGTGATCGAGCTGCTGCTGCGCAACGACTACGACCTCAAGGGGAAGCATGTCGTCGTGGTCGGCCGCGGGGTGACGATCGGCCGCTCGATCGGGCTGCTGCTCACGCGACGCGACCTGAACGCCACGGTCACGCTCACGCACACCGGAACCGTCGACATGCCGCGCTACCTGCGAGAGGCCGATGTGATCGTCGCCGCGGCCGGGGTGAAGCATCTGATCCGCGCCGAAGACGTCAAGCCCGGTGCCGCCGTGCTCGACGTCGGCGTGACGCGAGAGACCGACCCCGAGACCGGGAAGAGCCTGGTGTTCGGCGACGTCGCCCCCGACGTCGCCGACGTCGCCGGGTACATCTCCCCGAACCCGGGAGGCGTGGGCCCGATGACGGTCGCGCTGCTCATGACGAACGTCGTGGAAGCGGCCGAGCGGATCGCCTGACGTCAGCGCGCGCGCACCGCATGCGAAAGGCGCCCGTCCTCCTCGGAGGATGGGCGCCTTTCCACGTTCGCAGCCGGTCTGTCGCGCGCCCGGTTCAGCCGGGTTCGGGTCGGCTCTTCGCACTCAGCCCAGTTCGTCGAGCATGCGCCGCTGCTCGGGTGTGAGACCGTCGTCGAGCTCATCGCGCGCGGCGCGTGTCTCTGGCGCCTCCGCCGCGGCGGCGGTCGGAGACGCCGTCTTCGTCTCGCCACCCTTCACCCGCGCCTGCACCGAGTCGTAGATCTCTCCCGCCTTGGCGCGGAGCCGGTCGTCGATCTGGTCGTAGATCATCCATCCGAACAGCAGCGCGAGCGGCGGCAGCACGAACGCCCAGAAGCCGGAGGCGCGCACACCGCTCAGCCACACCGTGAGTACCCAGACGATCAGCTCGACCAGATACACCAGCACGTACTGCACGACCTTCTCGCCGGTCTTGGTGCGCTCGGCGGCCGACTTCGCCGCCGACCTGCGGAAGGCTCCGGCGAGCAGGGGCTTCACGAACAGGGCGGCGAGGGTCAGGATGACGGATGCCCACAGGGCGTTGAACCCGACCGAGACGCCCGGCAGCAGCAGGCCGATCACCAGCAGTGCGGCGACATTGAACACGTAGAGCGCGGCGAACCGGACGATTCCGTTCTTCATGCGACCAGAATCCCACATCCTCCCGCGGAGGATCAGCCCTGCGCGTGCAGCGTGCTCTCGATCCCGCTGATGCGTGCCTGCTCGTCGAAGCGGAAGGTCGCGGTGCCCGTGGCATCGGAGACATCGGCGCCGGAGAACGCCTCGTCGGTCCAGGCGAGGGTCCAACCCGCGAGTCGGGCGAGGTCCCAGACGGAAGTGCGCGCATCGGGGAGGCTGATGCCCGAGAGGACACGGGGCAGCGCCATGACCGCATCCGCCACGGTGAGCGGTGCCAGCGGAGCATCGAGCACGAACACCGCACGGGTTCCGTTGCCGACCGGGGCGGAGTAGTAGGGGGAGCGTCCGGTGAGCTCGACCGCGACGGCACCGACCGTGTGCGCGGCCTGCGCGATCCAGTCGTCGTCGCCCGAGACCTCGGCGGGGAACGGCACCTCGGGAGCGGTCAGCTCGGCGATCCCGTGCTCGTTGCCGTAGGCCTGCAGCTGCGCTGCGACACCCTGTGCGTCGCCGCTCGGGTGCGCCCAGGCCCACAGGAGCGAGCGGGGCCCGGGGGCGATCGTCGCGATCAGGTGCGCGCGCGCCACGAGCTGCCGCGACGGGTCGGCGTCGGCCGTGAAGGTGAGGGTGCCCGCGGCCAGGTCCGCGTCCCAGCGGTGCTCGCCGAGGGCGTCGGCGGCTGCGGAGAGAGCGTCCTGACGGAGCGCGACGAAGAGGGCGGCACGGTCGGCGAGGGGCTGGAGCGCGGCGAAGGTCATGCCGACAGTCTCGCGGTCGATGCTATGAATCCGCTAGTTCAGGCGTTGCCTGCCCCAGGCCGCAGGCGCACGACCCCGCGGATCAGTAGCTGGCGCGGGAGCCGCCGTCTGCCGAGGTGAAGCGCGCGGCGAGAGCCTCGGAGGCGCGGGCGAGCAGCGCCACATCCGCTCCGACCGCCACGAAGTCGGCGCCCGCGGCGAGGTAGGCGTCGGCGGCTGCCGGGTCGAACGCGTTCACGCCCACGGCCTTGCCAGCGGACTTGACCGCGGCGAAGACCCTCTCGACCGCGGCCGTGACATCGGGGTGGGTCTGCTGACCCAGCAGGCCCATCGACGCGGACAGATCGGAGGGGCCGACGAACACCGCGTCGACGCCGTCGACCGCGGCGATGTCGGCTGCGGCCTCGACGCCCGCTGCCGTCTCGATCTGCACCGTGAGGGAGACGTGCTGCGCGGACTCCTGCAGGTACTGATCGACACGGTTCCAGCGCGCGCTGCGGGCCAGAGCACTGCCCACGCCGCGCACGCCCTCCGGCGGGTACCGCGTCGCGGACACCGCGGCGCGGGCCTCGTCGGCCGACGACACCATCGGCACGATCAGGTTCTGGGCCCCGAGGTCGAGGACCTGCTTGATCGCGACGGTGTCGTTCGACGGCACCCGCACGAGCGGGGCGATCGGGTACGCGGCGACAGCCTGCAGCTGCACGAGCACGGAATCGAGCGTGTTCGCCGAGTGCTCCATGTCGATCAGCAGCCAGTCCAGTCCCGACCCCGCGGCGACCTCGGCGAGCAGCGGGCTGCCGGAGCAGACCCACATGCCCACGAACGCTCGATCGGAGGCCGCGAGCTGCTCACGGAACGAGGGGTCTAGACGAAGCGGCATGCAATTGTTCCCATCGGTCCGTAATCGCACAGCACTTCATCGCCGCGCGACACCCACATCGGGCGTGTGAACGATCCTGCCAGGATGATCTCCCCGGCCTCGAGACGCGCGCCGTGCTGATGGAACTTGTTCGCGAGCCACGCGACCCCGGTCGCCGGGTGGCCGAGCACTCCGGCGGCGACGCCGGTCTCCTCGATCTCGCCGTTGCGGGAGAGCACGCCGGGAACCCAGCGCAGATCGATCTCGTCGGGGCGCCGGTGCACCGTGCCGAGCACCATCGCTCCGTACGCGGCGTTGTCGCTGATCGTGTCGACGATCGTGCGGCCCTCCAGCTCGATGTGCGAGTTCAGCACCTCGAGCGCCGGCACGGCGTAGTCGATCGCCGCCAGGGCATCCTCGAGGGTGCAGTCCGGGCCCTCCAGCGGGGTCTTCAGCACGAAGGCGAGTTCGACCTCGATGCGCACGTTCGAGAAGTGATCGACCGGGATCTCGGAGCCGGACTCGTACACGGTGTCGTCGAACATCACGCCGTAGTCCGGCTCGGTGATGCCCGTGGCCTGCTGCATCGCCTTGGACGTCAGCCCGATCTTGCGGCCGACGAGCCGGCGACCCGCGGCGATCTGGGAGTCCCTCCAGACACCCTGGATCGCGTAGGAGTCCTCGACCGTGGCCTCCGGGTACCGCGCCGTGATGCGCGGGATCACCGCGTGCGTGCGGTCGGCCTCCGCGAGCTCCGCCGCGATCTGCGTGATCGTGTCTGCTGACAGCATCCGTGCCTCCTAGAGCTGGTGGCCCAGCTTGTACTCGCCCTGCTTGTACTCGGGCATGTCCTTGTCGTCGTCCGCTCGCGTGTACGAGAAGCCGTCGGCGCCGATGGTCACCGCCATCTCGCTGGAGTCGGTGCGGGCGACCACCGGCTGAGGGTTGCCGTCGAGGTCGAGCACCAGCGACGCATCCGTGTACCAGGACGGGACGACGGGGTTCCCCCACCAGTCGCGGCGCTGGTTGTCGTGCACATCCCAGGTGATGACCGGGTTGTCGGGGTCGCCGGTGTAGTAGTCCTGCGTGTACACCTCGACGCGGTGCCCGTCGGGGTCGCGCAGGTAGAGGTAGAACGCGTTCGAGACGCCGTGGCGGCCGGGACCGCGCTCGATCGAGTCGGAGCGGCGCAGGGCTCCGAGCTTGTCGCAGATGGCGAGGATGTTGTGCTTCTCATGCGTGGCGAAGCACACGTGGTGCATGCGGGGTCCGTCGCCGCCGGTCATGGCGGTGTCGTGCACGGTGGGCTTGCGGCGCATCCAGGCGGCGTAGACGGTGCCCTCCTCGTCCTGGATATCCTCCGTGACGCGGAAGCCGAGGTCCTGCATGAACCCCACGGCACGCGGTACGTCGGGGGTGACCTGGTTGAAGTGGTCCAGGCGCACCAGCTCGCCGGGGATGTGCAGGTCGTAGCGCCACGACATCCGCTCGACGTGCTCGGTGGCGTAGAAGAACTCGTACGGGAAGCCGAGCGGGTCGACCACGCGCACCGAGTCGCCGATGCCCTTGACGAAGCCGTTCTCGTTGCGGCGCACGTCGCAGCCGAGCTCCGTGTAGAACTCGACGGCGCGGTCGAGGTCTTCGGGCGTGCGGACCCGGTACGAGAAGGCGGCCACGGCGGCGATCGGGCCCTTGCGCAGCACCAGGTTGTGGTGGATGAACTCCTCGGTCGAACGCAGATAGATCGCCTCGTCGTCCTCCGCGGTGACGTAGAGCCCCAGGACGTCGACGTAGAACTGGCGGGAGGCGGCGAGGTCGGTGACCACGAGCTCCATGTACGCGCAGCGGAGGATGTCTGGCGGCGAGCTCTGCGGCGTCGCGATCGGGTTGTCCGAGCGGATCGGCGCCTCCTGGGAGACGTAGAAGCCCGAGGAGGTCAGAGTCATGTCGTCGCGGTGTGTCATGTCAGCGTCCTTGCGTGAGGGTTCCGGTCGCACTTTCTGTCGCATCCGCGTCGGCGGGGCGGCACAAAGTGCGACCGGAACGAGACAGTGGGGTCAGTTCTTGCCGAAGGTCGGGTTGTGGGAGTGGGCCGCGAGCGTGATGTGCACGCTCTGCTGGTCGGTGTAGAAGTCGATCGAGCGGTAGCCGCCCTCGTGACCGAGGCCCGAGGCCTTCACGCCGCCGAACGGCGTGCGCAGGTCCCGCACGTTGTTGCTGTTCAGCCACACCATGCCGGCCTCGACCGACTGCGCGAAGTTGTGCGCGCGCTTGAGGTCGTTCGTCCAGATGTAGGCGGCGAGCCCGTACTTGGTGTTGTTCGCGAGCGAGAGCGCCTCCTCGTCGGAGTCGAAGGGCGTGATCGCCACGACGGGGCCGAAGATCTCTTCCTGGAAGATACGGGCGTCGGGGGAGACGTCGGCGAACACGGTCGGTGCGACGAAGTTGCCCTCCTCGAAGCCCTCGGGGCGACCGCCACCGGCGACCAGGCGGCCCTCGGTCTTGCCGATCTCGACGTAGCTCATGACCTTGTCGTAGTGCTCGGGGTGCACGAGCGCGCCGACCTCGGTGGCCGGGTCGTGCGGGTAGCCGACCTTGACCCGCTTCGCCTGCGCGGCGTAGCGCTCGACGAACTCCTCGTAGATCGAGCGCTCGACCAGGATGCGGGAGCCGGCGGTGCAGCGCTCGCCGTTGAGGGAGAAGACGCCGAAGATCGTGGCGTCGACTGCGGCCTCGAGGTCGGCGTCGGCGAAGACCACAGCGGGCGACTTGCCACCGAGCTCCATCGACAGGCCCTTGAGGAACGGGGCGGCATTGCCGAAGATGATCTGTCCGGTGCGGCTCTCGCCCGTGAACGAGATGAGCGGCACATC
This DNA window, taken from Microbacterium maritypicum, encodes the following:
- a CDS encoding HpcH/HpaI aldolase family protein; amino-acid sequence: MPLRLDPSFREQLAASDRAFVGMWVCSGSPLLAEVAAGSGLDWLLIDMEHSANTLDSVLVQLQAVAAYPIAPLVRVPSNDTVAIKQVLDLGAQNLIVPMVSSADEARAAVSATRYPPEGVRGVGSALARSARWNRVDQYLQESAQHVSLTVQIETAAGVEAAADIAAVDGVDAVFVGPSDLSASMGLLGQQTHPDVTAAVERVFAAVKSAGKAVGVNAFDPAAADAYLAAGADFVAVGADVALLARASEALAARFTSADGGSRASY
- the hpaD gene encoding 3,4-dihydroxyphenylacetate 2,3-dioxygenase yields the protein MTHRDDMTLTSSGFYVSQEAPIRSDNPIATPQSSPPDILRCAYMELVVTDLAASRQFYVDVLGLYVTAEDDEAIYLRSTEEFIHHNLVLRKGPIAAVAAFSYRVRTPEDLDRAVEFYTELGCDVRRNENGFVKGIGDSVRVVDPLGFPYEFFYATEHVERMSWRYDLHIPGELVRLDHFNQVTPDVPRAVGFMQDLGFRVTEDIQDEEGTVYAAWMRRKPTVHDTAMTGGDGPRMHHVCFATHEKHNILAICDKLGALRRSDSIERGPGRHGVSNAFYLYLRDPDGHRVEVYTQDYYTGDPDNPVITWDVHDNQRRDWWGNPVVPSWYTDASLVLDLDGNPQPVVARTDSSEMAVTIGADGFSYTRADDDKDMPEYKQGEYKLGHQL
- a CDS encoding bifunctional methylenetetrahydrofolate dehydrogenase/methenyltetrahydrofolate cyclohydrolase → MTAKILDGKAASAAIRAELTERVAALKARGITPGIATVLVGADPASQLYVGMKHRQSEAIGMNSIQRELPADATQADVEALIDELNADPACHGYIVQLPLPKHLDTDAILERIDPAKDADGLHPTNLGRLVLNVNGPIHTPLPCTPRGVIELLLRNDYDLKGKHVVVVGRGVTIGRSIGLLLTRRDLNATVTLTHTGTVDMPRYLREADVIVAAAGVKHLIRAEDVKPGAAVLDVGVTRETDPETGKSLVFGDVAPDVADVAGYISPNPGGVGPMTVALLMTNVVEAAERIA
- a CDS encoding DUF6882 domain-containing protein, with amino-acid sequence MTFAALQPLADRAALFVALRQDALSAAADALGEHRWDADLAAGTLTFTADADPSRQLVARAHLIATIAPGPRSLLWAWAHPSGDAQGVAAQLQAYGNEHGIAELTAPEVPFPAEVSGDDDWIAQAAHTVGAVAVELTGRSPYYSAPVGNGTRAVFVLDAPLAPLTVADAVMALPRVLSGISLPDARTSVWDLARLAGWTLAWTDEAFSGADVSDATGTATFRFDEQARISGIESTLHAQG
- the hpaE gene encoding 5-carboxymethyl-2-hydroxymuconate semialdehyde dehydrogenase is translated as MTDSRIPADLPDHIQHYIDGAFVDSVDGDTFDVLDPVTNQTYTTAAAGKKADIELAVAAATRAFNEGPWPRMLPRERSRVLHRIADIVESRDARLAELESYDSGLPITQALGQARRAAENFRFFADLIVAQSDDAFKVPGKQMNYVNRKPIGVAGLITPWNTPFMLESWKLGPALATGNTVVLKPAEFTPLSASLWAGIFEEAGLPKGVFNLVNGLGEDAGDALVKHPDVPLISFTGESRTGQIIFGNAAPFLKGLSMELGGKSPAVVFADADLEAAVDATIFGVFSLNGERCTAGSRILVERSIYEEFVERYAAQAKRVKVGYPHDPATEVGALVHPEHYDKVMSYVEIGKTEGRLVAGGGRPEGFEEGNFVAPTVFADVSPDARIFQEEIFGPVVAITPFDSDEEALSLANNTKYGLAAYIWTNDLKRAHNFAQSVEAGMVWLNSNNVRDLRTPFGGVKASGLGHEGGYRSIDFYTDQQSVHITLAAHSHNPTFGKN
- a CDS encoding fumarylacetoacetate hydrolase family protein → MLSADTITQIAAELAEADRTHAVIPRITARYPEATVEDSYAIQGVWRDSQIAAGRRLVGRKIGLTSKAMQQATGITEPDYGVMFDDTVYESGSEIPVDHFSNVRIEVELAFVLKTPLEGPDCTLEDALAAIDYAVPALEVLNSHIELEGRTIVDTISDNAAYGAMVLGTVHRRPDEIDLRWVPGVLSRNGEIEETGVAAGVLGHPATGVAWLANKFHQHGARLEAGEIILAGSFTRPMWVSRGDEVLCDYGPMGTIACRFV
- a CDS encoding phage holin family protein; the protein is MKNGIVRFAALYVFNVAALLVIGLLLPGVSVGFNALWASVILTLAALFVKPLLAGAFRRSAAKSAAERTKTGEKVVQYVLVYLVELIVWVLTVWLSGVRASGFWAFVLPPLALLFGWMIYDQIDDRLRAKAGEIYDSVQARVKGGETKTASPTAAAAEAPETRAARDELDDGLTPEQRRMLDELG